From Scomber scombrus chromosome 9, fScoSco1.1, whole genome shotgun sequence, one genomic window encodes:
- the cdhr2 gene encoding cadherin-related family member 2 → MLSDMEGITGSILLLCLISFANANTSPVINTVVVTVCEDLVKGQHAFTIDASDAENDPLTYALTGPNAASFTVDPHTGEVLIERPLDREATQTIDLGVTVSDGPNTVSRTITIIVNDANDNKPQFMQPSYEEQVPENTTINASLFRVQATDADTGNAGVVKYSIVEVTPPEGASLFAIGDINGFVTLKGHLDFAELSTFYRLRIKASDSGGSCASSQIIFQSNYVFAFINVEDVPNLDPVFINVPYIGKVEENSPVSTSVFKVTAIDQDLGINDIMAYSIENSSSPGDLFTISNDGVITVHAAIDREIIGDTVTLTVKATESKPNIDGILASTTAEVQINIDDINDNPPKFYKCTGSEDDSCVLARDFTGEVSEHSLGSIPIDMTVRDLDRYVRTELTLGGPYKDVFSVEPSFTTTKSIVQLVVKQPQELDFEKIHEMVLQVIAEDQEKPEFRTTATVTIQIKDINDNSPKFPQNTYKLNVTENSPDGTEVATIIAEDPDTMDQGKINYTLLPDSILRYFDVVRDTGKVYVKSQALLDREVRALYSATLQATDTDGKPGTTVLEITIIDINDNKPVPARASYVEYVMEGQPFELKIEATDADDPDTDNSKIMFKIVPSEYSDNFTIDADTGVLKNKGEIDREAMNPELNGRIKLQIDITDKGTPPLSTVVNVTINVEDVNDNKPIFKESSYKFSVKEGEKGEFVGSVFAEDLDQSKDFNRISFSITDGNFGSFIIRTFQEGSGYRGNITVDPDIELDYESARNKFTLTVEASDLEQEKATVKVEVDVVDVNDERPVFLPTKPVTVKENTTITGAIGRFEAEDEDGDHSLIFELVSIKCNCNGSVIPCDYVILDPTGEVRLNPEETLDYELCKDVLVEARVVDENTQKGENSSVNTEVMVINIEDINDNAPEFIFRNSVYFVVSETANKGTSVAEVTATDRDSGVNRQIEFEVTSVHFENSNNHTSDEGVLFEAVTTQQKDNYIGMIQTTKALDVTLKGKYLVAIKAVDSGGLATSTLLEIFTVDKSYRVELRFVRSKAEVESDKANIVRALSVATKAAVQVVSIDPDTNTDESRTTGGCIMLSYFVFPNGTALASNEVEKMLSDPEHFPILGQLGLVYVGGSTTQSSEVDPGLYILLGMVGGLIIVLAVLTTSLVCTRRNYKRKLKAAKAMNSVSHAEANQKSGPVVPGTNKYTMEGANPVLNLIYDTALVLDLDEESSDVDKVSLNSLDYSDTISMSVKDPLTIMEEDEEDESAEYIEPLGAALAQRGQKNASNNVHVGFVNPAFSTADL, encoded by the exons ATGTTGTCAG ACATGGAGGGGATCACAGGAAGCATACTACTGTTGTGTCTTATCAGCTTCGCTAACG CAAATACCAGTCCTGTAATCAATACTGTtgttgtgacagtgtgtgaaGACCTCGTAAAAG GTCAACATGCGTTTACTATTGACGCAAGTGATGCAGAAAATGACCCACTAACTTATGCACTCACTGGGCCCAATGCGGCATCGTTCACCGTTGATCCACATACTGGGGAAGTACTGATCGAGAGGCCACTAGATAGAGAG GCCACCCAAACAATAGATCTTGGAGTTACTGTCTCTGATGGTCCCAATACT GTATCACGAACAATAACGATAATAGTAAACGATGCCAATGACAACAAACCCCAATTTATGCAGCCTTCGTACGAAGAACAAGTCCCAGAA AATACCACGATAAATGCTTCTCTGTTTAGGGTGCAGGCAACAGATGCAGACACTGGAAATGCCGGTGTGGTTAAATATAGCATTGTTGAA GTTACTCCACCTGAGGGAGCCAGTCTGTTTGCTATTGGAGACATAAACGGGTTTGTCACATTGAAAGGACATCTAGATTTTGCTGAACTGAGCACTTTCTATCGGTTGAGGATTAAGGCATCT GATTCTGGAGGCAGCTGTGCTTCAAGTCAAATTATATTCCagtcaaattatgtttttgcctttattaaTGTCGAGGATGTTCCAAACCTTGACCCAGTGTTCATCAATGTTCCCTACATAGGGAAAGTTGAGGAGAATTCTCCTGTG AGCACGTCTGTGTTTAAAGTGACCGCCATCGACCAGGACCTGGGAATCAATGATATTATGGCCTATAGCATTGAAA ATTCCTCATCCCCAGGTGACCTGTTTACAATCTCAAATGATGGTGTCATAACTGTGCATGCCGCAATTGACAGAGAAATTATTGGTGACACTGTTACTCTGACTGTGaag GCAACTGAGTCCAAACCAAACATCGATGGGATCCTGGCCAGTACCACTGCAGAAGTACAGATCAACATTGATGACATCAATGACAATCCACCAAAGTTTTACAAGTGCACAGGCTCAGAAGACGATTCCTGTGTGCTTGCGAGGGACTTCACAGGAGAGGTCTCCGAGCACTCGCTGGGGTCTATTCCCATCGACATGACCGTCAGAGATCTGGATAGG TATGTACGTACTGAACTAACCCTGGGCGGGCCTTACAAGGATGTGTTTTCTGTGGAGCCTTCATTTACCACAACAAAAAGCATTGTTCAGCTTGTGGTCAAGCAGCCTCAAGAACTGGATTttgaaaaaatacatgaaatggtTTTACAG GTGATTGCTGAAGATCAAGAAAAACCTGAGTTCCGCACCACTGCCACAGTTACTATTCAGATCAAGGACATCAATGACAACAGCCCCaaattcccccaaaatacaTACAAGTTGAATGTGACTGAGAACTCTCCTGATGGGACAGAAGTGGCCACCATCATT gcTGAGGATCCTGACACGATGGATCAAGGCAAAATCAACTACACTCTTCTACCAGACAGCAT ACTTAGATATTTTGACGTGGTTCGAGATACGGGCAAAGTTTACGTGAAAAGCCAAGCTCTGTTGGATCGCGAGGTCAGAGCTCTGTATTCAGCAACTCTGCAGGCCACCGACACGGATGGAAAACCCGGTACCACAGTGCTGGAGATCACCATCATTGACATCAATGACAACAAGCCTGTCCCCGCCAGAGCCTCTTATGTGGAATATGTTATGGAGGGTCAACCTTTTGAACTTAAGATAGAG GCTACTGATGCTGATGACCCTGATACAGACAACAGCAAAATCATGTTTAAGATTGTGCCAAGCGAGTACAGTGATAACTTCACCATTGACGCTGACACCGGAGTGTTGAAAAACAAGGGTGAAATAGACCGTGAAGCCATGAACCCAGAGTTGAACGGAAGGATCAAGCTCCAAATTGATATTACAGACAAGGGTACTCCCCCCTTGTCCACCGTGGTCAACGTTACCATCAATGTAGAG GACGTCAATGACAACAAGCCAATATTTAAAGAGTCCTCTTACAAATTCAGTgttaaagaaggagaaaaag GTGAATTTGTGGGTTCTGTCTTCGCTGAGGATTTGGACCAAAGCAAAGACTTTAACCGCATCTCTTTTAGTATCACTGATGGAAATTTTGGCAGTTTTATCATTCGCACCTTCCAAGAGGGGTCGGGTTACAGAGGGAACATCACCGTGGACCCGGACATCGAGCTGGACTACGAGAGTGCGCGCAATAAATTTACCCTGACGGTGGAAGCCTCAGATCTGGAGCAGGAAAAAGCTACAGTGAAGGTAGAGGTGGATGTGGTGGATGTGAATGACGAAAGGCCAGTGTTCCTTCCCACTAAGCCTGTGACAGTGAAAGAGAACACCACCATCACTGGGGCTATTGGGCGTTTCGAAGCGGAGGACGAAGACGGAGATCACTCACTGATCTTTGAGCTGGTATCCATCAAATGCAATTGCAACGGCTCCGTGATTCCTTGTGACTACGTTATCCTGGATCCAACAGGGGAGGTGAGACTCAACCCAGAGGAAACGCTGGATTATGAACTATGTAAGGATGTGCTGGTGGAGGCTCGGGTGGTGGACGAGAACACACAGAAAGGAGAGAATAGCAGTGTCAATACAG AAGTAATGGTGATCAACATCGAAGACATCAACGACAACGCCCCAGAATTCATCTTCAGAAATTCTGTTTATT TTGTGGTGTCAGAAACTGCAAACAAGGGGACTTCAGTTGCAGAAGTCACT GCTACAGATCGTGATTCAGGAGTAAATAGACAGATTGAGTTTGAAGTAACATCAGTGCATTTtgaaaacagcaacaaccacacAAGTGATGAGGGGGTGCTGTTTGAGGCTGTCACCACACAGCAAAAGGACAATTACATTGGGATGATTCA AACTACCAAAGCGCTTGACGTGACACTGAAAGGGAAGTATTTGGTAGCAATAAAGGCAGTTGATTCCGGCGGCCTCGCCACCAGCACCCTACTGGAG ATTTTCACAGTTGACAAATCATATCGAGTTGAACTTCGATTTGTAAGATCCAAGGCTGAAGTTGAAAGCGACAAGGCTAACATCGTCAG GGCGCTTTCTGTTGCCACCAAGGCGGCTGTTCAAGTTGTTTCAATTGATCCCGACACTAATACTGATGAATCCAG GACTACGGGTGGCTGCATCATGTtgtcatattttgtctttcCCAATGGGACTGCTCTCGCCTCTAATGAAGTGGAAAAGATGCTTTCTGATCCTGAACATTTCCCTATACTGGGACAGTTGGGTCTTGTGTACGTC GGGGGTTCTACTACGCAGAGTTCAGAAGTGGACCCTGGGCTGTACATCCTGCTGGGGATGGTGGGAGGCCTCATCATCGTGCTGGCTGTCCTCACCACTTCACTGGTGTGCACTCGCAGAAA CTACAAGAGGAAGCTAAAGGCAGCCAAAGCCATGAACTCTGTATCTCATGCTGAGGCCAACCAGAAAAGTGGTCCTGTGGTGCCTGGAACCAACAAGTACACCATGGAGGG GGCTAACCCTGTACTCAACCTCATTTACGACACAGCCCTGGTCCTGGACTTAGATGAAGAGAGCTCAGATGTAGACAAAGTCAG CCTCAACTCCCTGGACTACAGTGATACCATTTCCATGTCTGTAAAGGATCCACTAACCATCATG gaggaggacgaggaagatGAGTCAGCTGAATACATTGAACCTCTGGGTGCAGCGCTGGCCCAACGGGGCCAGAAGAATGCCTCCAACAATGTTCATGTGGGTTTTGTTAACCCTGCATTCAGCACTGCAGATCTGTGA